From Cucumis melo cultivar AY chromosome 1, USDA_Cmelo_AY_1.0, whole genome shotgun sequence, a single genomic window includes:
- the LOC103490376 gene encoding probable long-chain-alcohol O-fatty-acyltransferase 5 yields the protein MTVYHSTLPPNSAGNQMNDGEFYRLAEVWTIAIPLIAYSYYFASKIPKGIPRLLALFPVLFIFLLLPLNLRSFHLCGPTAFFLSWLGNFKLLLFAFDLGPLFSSPLPSFLHFAATLCLPIKISSHKSEIRRNGNPIVLCLKVLLLAIVVRLYDYRNRMDPAIVSVLYFLHLYFGIEIVLAVCSLPGKAIFGAPFEPQFDEPYLSTSLQDFWSRRWNLMVPSILRPAVYDPTRIITSRAFGRRWAQFLGMVATFVVSGLMHELIFYYFTRAPPTWEVTCFFVLHGFCMAAEVAAKAAVAGLWNIHPMVSGPISLVFLMATARWLMLPQLIRNGVVDKAIGEYYAMAHFLKGKFI from the coding sequence ATGACCGTTTACCATTCAACACTACCCCCAAACTCTGCCGGTAACCAAATGAACGACGGCGAATTCTACAGGCTAGCCGAGGTATGGACTATTGCCATTCCTCTCATTGCTTACTCCTACTATTTCGCTTCCAAGATCCCTAAGGGAATCCCAAGGCTCCTCGCTCTCTTCCCCGttctcttcatcttcctcctcctccctcTCAATCTCCGCTCCTTCCATCTCTGCGGTCCCACTGCCTTCTTCCTCTCTTGGCTCGGCAATTTCAAACTCCTTCTCTTTGCCTTCGATCTTGGTCCTCTCTTCTCCTCCCCGCTCCCGAGCTTTCTCCACTTCGCGGCCACGCTCTGCCTTCCCATCAAGATCAGCAGCCACAAATCCGAGATCCGTAGAAACGGAAATCCGATCGTTCTTTGTTTAAAGGTCTTGCTTCTAGCGATTGTCGTTAGGCTCTACGATTACCGGAATCGTATGGATCCGGCGATCGTTTCCGTTCTTTATTTTCTCCATTTGTACTTCGGTATCGAGATCGTGCTGGCTGTGTGTTCTCTTCCGGGGAAGGCCATCTTCGGAGCTCCGTTCGAACCACAGTTCGACGAACCCTATCTGTCCACTTCGCTTCAGGATTTCTGGAGCCGTCGATGGAACCTCATGGTTCCGAGTATTCTACGGCCGGCCGTATACGACCCCACCCGTATCATAACATCCCGCGCTTTTGGGCGTAGGTGGGCCCAATTTCTGGGTATGGTAGCTACGTTCGTTGTCTCGGGGTTGATGCACGAGCTCATCTTTTATTACTTCACACGTGCCCCTCCCACATGGGAAGTCACTTGTTTCTTTGTTCTTCACGGCTTCTGCATGGCCGCGGAGGTTGCCGCTAAGGCCGCCGTGGCTGGGCTCTGGAATATCCACCCGATGGTGTCTGGGCCCATTTCTTTGGTTTTCCTGATGGCGACGGCACGGTGGCTGATGCTCCCTCAATTGATTCGAAATGGTGTTGTCGACAAGGCGATTGGGGAGTATTATGCTATGGCCCACTTCTTAAAGGGTAAATTTATTTAG